Within the Kineosporia corallincola genome, the region TGATCGACGCGCACATCGAGCGGCACCACCTCGACCAGCCCACCGAACCCCGCTACACGCCCGTCTGGGAGCCGCCCGAAAATGCCCCCGGGAAGCTGGATCTGGCGGGAAGCGGCATCACCTCGGTGATCTGGTGCACCGGCTTCGACGCCGACTACCGCTGGGTGGACCTGCCGGTGTTCGACGGTCGCGGCTACCCCACGCACCACCGCGGCGTCACCAGTCTGCCCGGCCTGTACGTGCTGGGCCTGCCCTGGCAGTGGACCTGGGGCTCGGGCCGGTTCCGCGGTGTCGGTGACGACGCCCGCCACCTGACCGAGCAGATCCTGCGAGCTGCCCGGGGCGCGAGGCAGATCGCATGACGCACTGCGACGCCCATCGCCATCTGGGGGTGCTGCCGGAGTACCCGTTCTACGGCGGGCCGCCGATCCGCGCCGACGTCACCGCCCGGGGCACCATCCGCGAACTGCTCGACGACCTCGATGCCGAGGGCACCGAGCGAGCTCTCGTCATACCCAACTACGGTGTGCCGCAGGCGGATCTGGCCTTCGGCTTCAACGAGCTGGTGGTCGAGGCGGCGCAGGCGGACGACCGGATCCGCGCGGGCCTGTGGGTGTCGGCGAAGCCGGCCGACGCCGAGCGCACGGCACAGGCCCTGAAACTGGCCGGCGAGCCGGGCGTGAAGGCACTGAAGCTGAGCTTCCTGCTCGGCGGCAGGGTCGGTGACGACGACGTCAAGCCTGGCCTGGACGCCGTTTTCGCCGCGGCCCGGGAACACGACCTGGTGGTGCACGTGCACACCAGCCCGGGCGGGGCCAGTGACATCGACGAGATCGGCAAGCTCGTCGACGCCTACGCCGACCAGGTGAAGCTGCACCTGGTGCATTTCGGCGGCGGGATGAGCGGCCACATGAAACTCATCGGCGGCCGCTTCTTCGACTGGATCGAGCAGGGCCGGCAGGTGTACACCGACCTGTCCTGGGCGATCGGTTTCGCGCCCCGATGGCTGGCGCAGGAGATCTCCCGGCGGGGCGTGGGCCACGACCGGGTGCTGTTCGCCAGCGATCAGCCCTGGGGCGATTTCGAGGGTGAGTACGCCCGGCTGAGAGCCGGTTTCGGGGACGGCGAACTGGCCGGACTCGCACTGCACGGAACGTTCGAGCATCTCTACGACTGAAGGGTCCCGACATGACCGACCTGACCGAACTCGAGCAGAAGTCCCTCGAGGAGATCCCGCACCCCTCCCTGCCCGAGGGGTCGAGCATCTACGGCGGCACCAAGGTCTTCCCCGACTACAAGGCCGAGAACGGCGAGACCTACTTCACCCTGGTGCACGGCATCGCGCACGAGTCCTCGGTGAGCTTCGTCGCGATCCTCCAGGCCACCCGCGCCCTGCGCAAGGGATTCGAGTCGGCGATCTACTTCTACGGCCCGGGCTCGCTGAACGCCCTCGCCACGCGCGGGTTCCCGACCACCGGCAACAGCGCCTTCCCGGGTGAGCACAACATCAACGAGTCGCTCAAGACCTTCATCAAGGAGGGCGGCAAGGTCTACTGCTGCCGGTTCGGGCTGTCGCTGCACGGCGCCCGCGAGGAAGACCTGATCGAGGGCGTCATCCCGACCCACCCCCTCGACGTGCAGGACGCGGTGATCCACTACGCGCGCAAGGGCGCGATCATCAACTCGACCTACATGATCTGAGGACGCCCTCATGGACACCGTCACGAGAGTGAACCTCGCGGTGCGCGGGGTGCGAGTGGATGCCCCGGTGCGGCGCAGCAAGGGCGCCGGGCCGAGCGACGACGGGCACCTGCTTCTCGACGGCGAGAACGCGGCCCTGCCGATCGTCCCCGACAGCCCCTACGTGATCCGCCAGGGCCGGGTCTACGAGGGCCGGATCGATCTCGGCCTGAGCGTGAACACCGTTGCGCGGCCGAAGTTCTACGACCTGGTCACGGCCGACGGTGTCCCCTACGAGAAGATCGCCCTGCTGCACGGAAAAGACGTGCTGGCGACCACGGTGGTGCAGACCTGCATCCGCTACGCCGAGGCGGAGCGCTGCCGGTTCTGCGCGATCGAGGAGTCGCTGCGGCAGGGCAGCACCATCGCCGCGAAGACCCCCGCCCAGCTGGCCGAGGTGGCCGAGGCCGCGGTCCGGCTGGACGGGGTGCGGCAGATGGTGATGACCACCGGCACCACCGCCGGACCGGACCGCGGCGCGCGCAACCTGGTGCGCTCGGTCCGGGCGGTGCGGCAGGCCGTGCCCGGCCTGCCGATCCAGGTGCAGATCGAGCCGCCTCGCGACCTGCGGGTCGTCACCGACCTGAAAGAGGCCGGGGCGGAGTCGATCGGCATCCATGTCGAGAGCATGGACGACGAACTGCGCCGGCGCTGGATGCCGGGCAAGGGTGCCGTTCCGATGGCCGAGTACGAGGCGGCCTGGGACGAGGCGGTGCGGGTGTTCGGCCGGAACAAGGTGTCGACCTACCTGCTGATCGGTCTCGGCGAGACTCCCGACGAGCTGGTGGCCGGGGCGAAGAGCCTGATCGACCGCGGCGTCTACCCGTTCGTCGTGCCGATGCGCCCGATGCTGGGCACGCTGGCCCGGCGGGACGGCGCGACCACCGCGTCGGCCTCGGTGGTCGCCGACGTCACCGCCCGGGTGGGCGCCGCGCTGCGCGAGGCCGGGATGTCGGGCGAGGACCAGGGGGCGGGCTGCGCGGCGTGCGGTGCGTGCAGCGCGCTGAAGGTGGCCGGCGGATGACCGGAGACACCGGAACCGGGGTTCTCGAAACGCTTTTCCGTTCCGCGCCACGCGGCGGCGAGCTCGGCGAGGCACTGCTGCGTGACCTGTCGGTGCCGCGGCGTGGCAGTGGGTTCGTGATCGAGGATGCCGACGGCCCGGCCCTGGCGGCCTACCGGGAACTGCGCCGTGAGCAGTTCGTGCGGGAGCAGGGGCTGTTCGAGCACACCGACCTGGACGAGGTGGACGAGGACCCGCGCACGGTGGTGCTGGTGGCCCGGGCCACCGACGGCACGGTGCTGGGCGGCGTTCGGCTCGGCCCGGTCGGTGACCAGCCGGATATCGGCTGGTGGCAGGG harbors:
- a CDS encoding amidohydrolase family protein; translation: MTHCDAHRHLGVLPEYPFYGGPPIRADVTARGTIRELLDDLDAEGTERALVIPNYGVPQADLAFGFNELVVEAAQADDRIRAGLWVSAKPADAERTAQALKLAGEPGVKALKLSFLLGGRVGDDDVKPGLDAVFAAAREHDLVVHVHTSPGGASDIDEIGKLVDAYADQVKLHLVHFGGGMSGHMKLIGGRFFDWIEQGRQVYTDLSWAIGFAPRWLAQEISRRGVGHDRVLFASDQPWGDFEGEYARLRAGFGDGELAGLALHGTFEHLYD
- a CDS encoding MSMEG_0572/Sll0783 family nitrogen starvation response protein, which encodes MTDLTELEQKSLEEIPHPSLPEGSSIYGGTKVFPDYKAENGETYFTLVHGIAHESSVSFVAILQATRALRKGFESAIYFYGPGSLNALATRGFPTTGNSAFPGEHNINESLKTFIKEGGKVYCCRFGLSLHGAREEDLIEGVIPTHPLDVQDAVIHYARKGAIINSTYMI
- a CDS encoding MSMEG_0568 family radical SAM protein, giving the protein MDTVTRVNLAVRGVRVDAPVRRSKGAGPSDDGHLLLDGENAALPIVPDSPYVIRQGRVYEGRIDLGLSVNTVARPKFYDLVTADGVPYEKIALLHGKDVLATTVVQTCIRYAEAERCRFCAIEESLRQGSTIAAKTPAQLAEVAEAAVRLDGVRQMVMTTGTTAGPDRGARNLVRSVRAVRQAVPGLPIQVQIEPPRDLRVVTDLKEAGAESIGIHVESMDDELRRRWMPGKGAVPMAEYEAAWDEAVRVFGRNKVSTYLLIGLGETPDELVAGAKSLIDRGVYPFVVPMRPMLGTLARRDGATTASASVVADVTARVGAALREAGMSGEDQGAGCAACGACSALKVAGG